The following proteins are encoded in a genomic region of Ornithinibacillus sp. 4-3:
- the ftsX gene encoding permease-like cell division protein FtsX → MKFRTLRRHLREGIKNIFRNGWMSFASIAAVTMTLILVGAFLAIILNLNQIAQKIESDVVVKVLIDMTADEEEIRELGVAIQGMTEVDEISFMSSDDELENLKESMGEGRAWELFEQDNPLYHSYVVQTIIPQDAEKVAKQIETFDNVHQVNYGQDVVEPLFQFNDYARNIGLVIIVGLVLTAIFLISNTIKLTIMARGTEIGIMKLVGAKNSFIRWPFFIEGMFLGIFGSIIPITFIMTGYYFLYTRVSGQTKFAFIELLPFHPFAWQLSLIVLAIGTFIGMWGSVMSIRKFLKV, encoded by the coding sequence ATGAAATTTAGAACTTTGAGACGTCATCTCCGCGAAGGTATTAAGAATATTTTCCGAAATGGTTGGATGTCATTTGCTTCCATTGCTGCGGTTACGATGACATTAATTTTAGTAGGTGCTTTCCTCGCTATTATTTTAAATTTAAATCAAATAGCGCAAAAGATAGAATCAGATGTAGTAGTGAAGGTTTTAATTGATATGACAGCAGATGAAGAAGAGATTCGTGAGCTAGGTGTTGCTATTCAAGGAATGACAGAAGTTGATGAAATTTCATTTATGTCTAGTGATGATGAGTTAGAAAACCTAAAAGAAAGTATGGGCGAAGGAAGAGCATGGGAGCTTTTTGAACAGGATAACCCACTGTATCATTCCTATGTGGTGCAAACAATCATACCGCAAGATGCTGAGAAAGTAGCAAAACAAATTGAAACATTCGATAATGTGCATCAAGTGAATTATGGACAAGATGTGGTTGAACCATTATTCCAATTTAATGATTATGCAAGAAATATAGGATTGGTAATTATTGTTGGTTTAGTGTTAACTGCTATATTCTTAATTTCTAATACGATTAAATTAACGATTATGGCAAGAGGTACCGAAATTGGGATTATGAAACTAGTAGGAGCGAAAAATAGTTTTATTCGTTGGCCATTTTTTATTGAAGGAATGTTCTTAGGAATTTTTGGATCGATTATTCCGATTACATTTATCATGACAGGATATTATTTCCTATACACGAGGGTCAGTGGTCAAACTAAATTTGCATTTATTGAGCTCCTCCCATTCCATCCATTTGCATGGCAATTATCATTAATTGTACTTGCTATCGGTACGTTCATTGGTATGTGGGGAAGTGTCATGAGTATACGTAAGTTTCTTAAAGTTTAA
- a CDS encoding murein hydrolase activator EnvC, with protein sequence MKKLASVLTFVFVVAAVCLNGELVSAKTVNDIEKEINELENEQQQIQEKKNNLDQDKRTTENQIEGNINEQETVNKEIQELDKSLVDTTTKVQEKEREIEETNNKIDELNKEILTLEDEIVELEDKIAKREVLLRDRLRSIQQSGGEISYMAVIFGAQNFVDLISRSLVVNDIMDQDKTIMEEQAADIAALEEKTQRLTVAKKDVEDQKVALETQKEEFVVLKDQLNKQIAQMEEVKEELLGQQEELEGYAMSLEEEQQVLMDQETIIAQAKTSALSEKAQIEEQIRIEAEKREQERIAEEKRKAEQERIAEEKRLEEQERLEKEKTTVAAAKPQVESASKSSAPASNSEPSSGSNDNSSSNNPPPSNEGASSGGGGKLSWPASGRLSSTYGYRDFNGGGFHYGIDIAASQGTPVSSSAPGVVTRASYSPSYGNVVYVYHSDLNLTTVYAHLHSMSVSSGQQVSSGQSIGTIGNTGQSFGNHLHYEVHEGAWRQHGGVDPMKYLN encoded by the coding sequence ATGAAGAAATTAGCATCAGTTTTAACGTTTGTATTTGTAGTCGCAGCGGTATGTTTGAATGGGGAATTGGTTTCGGCAAAGACAGTCAATGATATCGAAAAGGAAATTAACGAATTAGAGAATGAACAGCAACAGATTCAAGAGAAGAAAAATAATTTGGATCAAGATAAACGCACAACAGAGAATCAAATAGAAGGAAATATCAATGAACAAGAAACAGTAAATAAAGAAATACAAGAGCTTGATAAATCCTTAGTTGATACGACAACAAAAGTGCAAGAAAAAGAAAGAGAAATTGAAGAAACAAATAATAAGATTGACGAGTTAAATAAAGAGATTTTAACATTAGAGGATGAAATTGTTGAATTAGAAGATAAGATAGCGAAACGTGAAGTATTATTACGTGATCGACTTCGTTCTATTCAACAAAGTGGTGGAGAAATCTCCTATATGGCTGTTATCTTTGGAGCACAAAATTTTGTTGATTTAATTAGTCGCTCTTTAGTGGTCAATGACATAATGGATCAGGATAAAACTATTATGGAAGAGCAAGCAGCGGATATTGCAGCTTTAGAGGAGAAAACACAACGATTAACGGTAGCGAAAAAAGATGTTGAAGATCAAAAAGTTGCTTTAGAAACACAAAAAGAAGAATTTGTGGTATTAAAGGATCAGTTAAATAAACAAATTGCCCAAATGGAAGAAGTTAAAGAAGAGCTTCTTGGACAGCAAGAGGAATTAGAAGGGTATGCAATGAGCTTAGAAGAAGAGCAGCAAGTGTTAATGGACCAAGAAACAATTATTGCTCAAGCTAAAACAAGTGCTTTAAGTGAAAAAGCACAAATAGAAGAACAAATACGAATTGAAGCAGAAAAGCGTGAACAAGAAAGAATTGCAGAAGAGAAACGAAAAGCAGAACAAGAGCGAATTGCAGAAGAAAAACGACTTGAGGAGCAGGAGCGCTTAGAGAAAGAAAAAACTACGGTAGCGGCTGCTAAACCACAAGTAGAATCCGCTTCTAAAAGTAGTGCACCAGCTTCAAATAGCGAACCAAGCAGTGGTTCTAATGATAACTCTAGTAGTAATAATCCGCCACCTTCAAATGAGGGAGCTTCATCAGGAGGCGGAGGTAAGTTAAGTTGGCCAGCATCCGGGAGACTAAGTTCGACATATGGTTATCGCGATTTTAATGGTGGCGGTTTCCATTATGGTATTGATATTGCTGCGTCACAAGGAACACCGGTTTCATCATCTGCTCCAGGTGTAGTAACAAGAGCAAGTTATTCACCTAGCTATGGAAATGTTGTTTATGTTTATCATAGCGATTTGAATCTAACTACAGTATATGCTCATTTACATAGTATGTCTGTAAGTTCAGGACAACAGGTAAGTAGTGGCCAATCGATTGGTACTATTGGAAATACAGGTCAGTCATTTGGAAACCATCTTCATTATGAAGTACATGAAGGAGCATGGAGACAACATGGCGGAGTAGATCCGATGAAATACTTAAACTAG
- a CDS encoding S41 family peptidase: protein MKKINIVFIFVAALAIGFVGAIAGVKVAEQFLPNAQQNIVLPDSNANEGTNQGSTTDSHAQFDKLAQTYELIKQYYIEDVEDEVLIEGALQGMLEALGDPYSSYMDLESMSRFNEQIEASFEGIGAEVSMVNGKVTIVSPIKDSPAEAAGLRPNDQINRIDGDTIEDLDLNQAVERIRGEKGTEVKIEIIRPGVENPFELTIVRDEIPLETVHVEKDESDGKNTGIIEISSFSETTAADFAEELSKLEEDGIEGLVIDVRGNPGGLLQSVEQILGNFVPEDIPIYQIESADGETVSYYSDLPEKKPYPITVLIDEGSASASEILAVALKEMGYDVIGLTSYGKGTVQQAVPLGDGSTVKLTFQKWLSPEGNWIHENGVEPTIEQEQPEYYLVHPVQLENTAKLNVEGDHIKNLQQILIGLGYDMEATGIFDVQMQNAVKDFQQKNDLQVTGEVDQQTGDLLEAKIIEKIRDKDDDLQLNKAIEALYQ, encoded by the coding sequence TTGAAAAAGATAAATATTGTATTTATATTTGTTGCAGCCCTAGCAATTGGATTTGTGGGAGCAATCGCTGGAGTAAAGGTTGCTGAACAATTTTTACCAAATGCGCAACAAAATATTGTATTACCAGATTCAAATGCGAATGAAGGAACTAATCAGGGAAGCACTACTGATAGCCATGCACAATTTGATAAATTAGCTCAAACATATGAGCTAATCAAACAATATTATATTGAAGATGTTGAAGATGAAGTACTAATAGAAGGTGCATTACAAGGGATGCTAGAGGCATTAGGTGATCCATATAGCTCGTATATGGACTTAGAATCCATGTCAAGATTTAATGAACAAATTGAAGCTTCCTTTGAAGGAATTGGTGCAGAGGTTAGTATGGTTAATGGAAAAGTAACGATTGTTTCGCCGATAAAGGATTCACCTGCAGAAGCTGCTGGGCTTCGTCCAAATGATCAAATTAACCGTATTGACGGAGATACAATTGAAGATTTAGATTTAAATCAAGCTGTGGAACGAATTCGTGGTGAAAAAGGAACAGAAGTAAAGATTGAAATTATTCGTCCAGGGGTTGAAAATCCTTTCGAATTAACTATTGTTCGAGATGAAATACCATTGGAGACTGTACATGTGGAAAAGGATGAGTCTGATGGTAAAAATACAGGAATTATTGAAATAAGCTCTTTTTCAGAAACAACAGCTGCTGATTTTGCAGAGGAGCTTTCGAAGTTAGAAGAAGATGGAATAGAAGGATTAGTAATTGATGTTCGAGGAAATCCAGGCGGTTTATTACAATCAGTAGAGCAAATTTTAGGTAATTTTGTTCCAGAGGATATACCGATTTATCAAATTGAGAGCGCAGATGGAGAAACTGTTTCTTACTACTCTGATCTACCAGAGAAAAAGCCTTATCCAATTACTGTATTAATTGATGAAGGAAGTGCCTCTGCCTCAGAAATTTTAGCAGTAGCATTAAAGGAAATGGGATATGATGTAATTGGTCTCACAAGCTATGGGAAAGGAACCGTACAACAAGCAGTTCCTTTAGGTGATGGAAGTACAGTCAAATTAACGTTCCAAAAATGGCTTTCTCCAGAAGGAAATTGGATTCATGAAAATGGTGTAGAGCCAACTATCGAACAAGAGCAACCAGAGTATTACCTTGTACATCCTGTTCAATTAGAAAATACAGCGAAGCTAAATGTAGAAGGAGATCATATTAAGAATCTACAGCAAATATTAATTGGTTTAGGTTATGATATGGAAGCAACAGGTATCTTTGATGTCCAAATGCAAAATGCTGTTAAAGACTTCCAGCAAAAGAATGATTTACAGGTTACAGGAGAAGTTGATCAACAAACAGGTGATTTATTGGAAGCTAAAATCATTGAAAAAATCCGTGATAAAGATGATGATTTACAGTTAAATAAAGCAATAGAAGCTTTGTATCAATAA
- a CDS encoding PDZ domain-containing protein: MLEIWLIELLKAIGKLFLNPLLYWTFLLVWVASSKRIHHERMNFGTKIFNRFSEFKGTWGISLIIGLVVSLLTIGVGMVFSIETILLLSGVIILLSISFRFTLLSPSYTIGITFLLLLFAPFLLEYQTYIEVDLFSKVDFTTVAILLGVFLIVEALLTRRVKRNDTYPSLVRSQRGNWIGQHQFKKLHLIPFFVILPVGEITSFAAYWPYFSLGEQTYSFILVPFVIGFDYKVRGILPEIAAKKVSKGIFYLGFIVLLIAAGSIYISWLSLVAVIFAILGKEYINYLQRIEDRDRSAYYNKVAEGLKVLAVIPNTPADRLNILAGEVIVKVNDKKIYSIKEFYLALQNSGAFFKLEILDDNNEVRFVQSALYEEDHHELGIIFPQEPHRQNK, translated from the coding sequence TTGTTGGAGATCTGGTTAATTGAATTATTAAAAGCAATAGGAAAACTATTTTTAAACCCTTTATTATATTGGACCTTTTTATTAGTATGGGTAGCGAGTAGTAAGCGAATTCATCATGAGCGTATGAATTTTGGTACAAAGATTTTTAATAGATTTTCAGAATTCAAAGGTACATGGGGTATTTCATTGATTATTGGATTAGTAGTCTCTCTACTAACAATTGGTGTAGGGATGGTCTTTTCCATAGAAACAATTTTATTATTAAGTGGAGTAATTATTTTATTAAGTATTTCTTTTCGTTTTACCTTGTTATCACCTAGTTATACGATTGGAATTACTTTCTTACTATTATTATTTGCACCTTTTCTGCTGGAATACCAAACCTATATAGAAGTAGATTTATTTTCAAAGGTTGATTTCACAACCGTTGCTATCTTACTTGGAGTCTTTTTAATTGTAGAAGCATTACTAACTAGACGTGTGAAAAGAAATGACACATATCCTAGTTTAGTACGTAGTCAACGAGGAAATTGGATTGGTCAGCATCAATTTAAGAAACTGCATTTAATTCCATTCTTTGTAATATTACCGGTTGGAGAAATAACATCTTTTGCAGCTTATTGGCCTTATTTTTCACTGGGAGAACAGACATATAGCTTTATTCTTGTGCCTTTTGTTATTGGCTTTGATTATAAAGTTCGTGGAATTTTACCAGAGATTGCAGCAAAGAAGGTTTCAAAAGGGATATTCTATCTTGGCTTTATTGTTCTCTTAATTGCAGCAGGTAGCATTTACATCAGCTGGTTATCTTTAGTTGCAGTCATTTTTGCTATCTTAGGAAAAGAATATATTAATTATTTGCAAAGAATTGAGGATCGAGATCGATCTGCTTACTATAATAAAGTGGCAGAAGGCTTGAAAGTACTTGCGGTCATTCCAAATACACCAGCAGATCGATTGAATATATTAGCTGGTGAGGTTATTGTAAAAGTAAACGATAAAAAAATTTATTCCATAAAAGAATTCTACCTAGCGTTACAAAATAGCGGTGCTTTTTTCAAACTAGAAATATTGGATGATAATAATGAGGTGCGTTTTGTCCAAAGTGCACTATATGAAGAGGATCATCATGAATTAGGAATTATTTTCCCTCAAGAACCACATCGTCAAAATAAATAA
- a CDS encoding endonuclease I family protein: MIKNEIIALEEMKRCDPEDFIYRLLNYQQQISNNPDLYYHEKEDRHWIKSYYKNISIRKEVLFKQYHKLVSETHENIYPYFYSKDHFLYTWVDLHPNGKLFSIYSGEPIDSQAMIEQDFITLQKRYDSYHRLFHQDELHEEIDEEMIERLRNISKQHRFNTEHVIPQSWFHAKEPMKGDLHHLFVCEPTCNNLRSNYPFHEYDPSNSSVQQESICGKQDLSGFEPAYGKGIVARATFYFLLRYPNSIHKKHLKRIHLPTLRKWHHQEPVSLYEKHRNKAIYEIQGNRNPFIDIPDLIDHLRFSF, translated from the coding sequence ATGATAAAAAATGAAATTATTGCATTAGAAGAAATGAAAAGATGTGATCCAGAGGACTTCATTTATCGACTCTTAAATTATCAACAACAAATTAGTAATAATCCCGATCTTTACTATCATGAAAAAGAAGATCGACATTGGATTAAAAGCTATTATAAAAATATATCTATTCGTAAAGAAGTATTATTTAAACAATATCATAAATTAGTTTCTGAAACGCATGAAAATATTTATCCTTATTTTTACAGTAAAGACCATTTTCTATATACTTGGGTTGATTTACACCCTAATGGCAAATTATTTAGTATTTATTCAGGAGAACCAATCGATTCCCAAGCTATGATTGAACAGGATTTTATTACCCTTCAGAAGCGCTATGATAGCTACCATCGACTATTCCATCAAGATGAACTCCATGAGGAGATTGATGAAGAAATGATTGAAAGACTGCGGAATATTTCGAAGCAACACCGATTTAACACAGAACATGTTATTCCTCAATCTTGGTTTCATGCAAAAGAACCAATGAAAGGAGATTTACATCATTTATTTGTCTGTGAACCAACTTGCAATAATTTACGATCTAACTATCCTTTCCATGAATATGATCCATCAAACAGTTCTGTTCAACAAGAATCAATATGCGGAAAACAAGATTTAAGTGGTTTCGAACCGGCTTATGGAAAAGGTATCGTTGCACGCGCAACCTTCTATTTCCTATTGCGTTATCCAAATTCAATACATAAAAAACACCTAAAACGCATTCATCTGCCTACTTTAAGAAAATGGCATCATCAAGAACCTGTAAGCCTTTATGAAAAGCATCGTAATAAAGCAATCTATGAGATTCAAGGAAATCGCAATCCTTTTATCGATATTCCTGATTTGATTGATCATTTGCGTTTTTCTTTTTAA
- the uvrB gene encoding excinuclease ABC subunit UvrB — MKDKFELVSRYEPNGDQPKAIDSLVERILAGQRHSTLLGATGTGKTFTVSNVVNEIHRPTLVIAHNKTLAGQLYSEFKEYFPNNAVEYFVSFYDYYQPEAYVPSTDTFIEKDASINDEIDKLRHSATAALFERRDVLIVASVSCIYGLGSPVEYGSHMISLRVGMEKERDQLLRDLVSNQYARNDIDFQRGTFRVRGDSVEIIPASRTEQCIRIEFFGDEIDRIRVVDALTGEIIGDMEHAVIFPASHFVTGEEKMRVAIENIRTELEEQLEKMRANNKLLEAQRLEQRTNYDLEMMNEMGFCSGIENYSRHLAHRPAGSTPYTLFDYFPEDFLIVIDESHATLPQIRGMYNGDQARKQMLVDHGFRLPSALDNRPLRFEEFEEKANQLIYVSATPGPYELEHAPDVVEQIIRPTGLLDPEIEIRPIEGQIDHLIGEINKRTAKDERVLVTTLTKKMAEDLTDYLKELGMKVAYLHSEVKTLERTEIIRDLRKGKYDVLIGINLLREGLDIPEVSLVAILDADKEGFLRSERSLIQTIGRAARNEHGHVIMFADKITDSMRVAIDETNRRREIQQAYNKEHNITPRTVNKGIREAIRATVIADEQEKYEEEYQFTKMNKKEKAKVIEKMEAEMREAAKLLQFERATELRDIIFELKAED, encoded by the coding sequence GTGAAAGATAAGTTTGAATTAGTTTCAAGATATGAACCAAATGGAGATCAACCAAAGGCAATTGACAGTTTGGTGGAAAGAATTCTAGCTGGGCAACGTCATTCGACGCTGTTAGGGGCAACAGGTACAGGTAAAACCTTTACTGTTTCTAATGTTGTTAATGAAATTCATCGACCTACATTAGTCATTGCTCATAATAAAACATTGGCAGGACAGCTGTATAGTGAGTTTAAAGAATACTTTCCAAATAATGCGGTAGAGTATTTTGTTAGTTTCTATGATTATTATCAACCAGAAGCTTATGTACCTTCAACAGATACATTTATTGAGAAGGATGCGAGTATTAATGATGAGATTGATAAGTTAAGACACTCTGCAACAGCAGCATTATTTGAAAGGCGCGATGTGTTAATTGTTGCAAGTGTTTCTTGTATCTATGGACTCGGGTCGCCTGTTGAGTATGGAAGTCATATGATATCTTTACGTGTTGGTATGGAGAAAGAACGGGATCAATTATTACGTGATCTAGTAAGCAACCAATATGCTCGTAATGATATTGACTTCCAACGTGGTACATTCCGCGTTCGTGGAGATTCTGTTGAAATTATTCCAGCATCTCGTACAGAACAATGTATTCGTATTGAATTTTTCGGAGATGAAATTGATCGCATACGTGTAGTTGATGCCTTAACTGGTGAAATTATTGGGGATATGGAACATGCTGTTATTTTTCCGGCGTCACACTTCGTAACAGGTGAAGAAAAGATGCGAGTAGCAATTGAGAATATCCGTACAGAATTAGAAGAACAGCTGGAGAAAATGCGTGCAAATAATAAGCTTCTAGAAGCACAAAGATTAGAGCAACGCACGAATTATGATTTAGAAATGATGAATGAGATGGGATTTTGCTCAGGGATTGAAAATTATTCGAGGCACTTAGCACATCGTCCAGCAGGTTCTACACCATATACTTTATTTGATTATTTTCCTGAGGATTTTTTAATCGTGATTGATGAGTCACATGCGACATTACCACAAATTCGCGGGATGTATAATGGGGACCAGGCTAGGAAACAAATGCTTGTAGACCATGGATTTCGTTTGCCCTCAGCACTGGATAACCGTCCTTTGAGATTTGAAGAATTTGAGGAGAAGGCAAATCAATTAATTTATGTTTCTGCTACTCCTGGACCATATGAGTTAGAGCATGCACCAGATGTAGTGGAACAAATTATTCGTCCAACAGGCTTGCTTGATCCTGAAATAGAAATACGCCCAATTGAAGGACAAATAGATCATTTAATTGGGGAAATTAATAAACGTACAGCTAAAGATGAACGAGTGCTTGTTACAACACTTACGAAAAAAATGGCTGAAGATTTAACAGATTACTTAAAAGAATTAGGGATGAAGGTTGCTTATTTACACTCAGAAGTAAAAACATTAGAACGAACAGAAATTATCCGTGATTTACGTAAAGGGAAATATGATGTCTTGATTGGAATCAACTTATTACGTGAAGGATTAGATATACCAGAAGTATCACTTGTTGCGATATTAGATGCAGATAAGGAAGGGTTCCTACGTTCAGAGCGCTCACTTATTCAGACAATTGGACGAGCAGCAAGGAATGAGCATGGACATGTTATTATGTTTGCAGATAAAATTACGGATTCCATGCGGGTTGCTATTGATGAAACAAATCGTCGTCGAGAAATTCAGCAAGCATATAATAAGGAACATAATATTACACCAAGAACCGTGAATAAAGGTATTCGAGAAGCGATCCGTGCAACGGTTATTGCGGATGAACAAGAGAAATATGAAGAAGAATATCAATTCACGAAGATGAATAAGAAAGAAAAAGCGAAGGTAATAGAGAAAATGGAAGCAGAGATGCGAGAAGCTGCAAAATTATTACAATTTGAACGAGCAACAGAACTACGAGATATTATTTTTGAATTAAAAGCAGAAGATTAA
- the uvrA gene encoding excinuclease ABC subunit UvrA — protein MAQKYINIQGARAHNLKNIDVSIPKNKLVVMTGLSGSGKSSLAFDTIYAEGQRRYVESLSAYARQFLGQMDKPDVDSIEGLSPAISIDQKTTSKNPRSTVGTITEIADYLRLLFARIGRPVCPTHGIEISQQTVEQMVDRILEYPERTRLQILAPVISGRKGEHVQVFERLRKEGYVRLRVDGEMYEITDEIKLEKNKKHSIEVVIDRIVVREGVASRLSDSIETALGLGEGKIIVDIIDKEELVFSEHHACPHCGFSIGELEPRLFSFNAPYGACPTCDGLGTNLEVDLDLVIPDRNKTLNQHAIAAWEPISSQYYPQLLKSVCEHYKIDMDTSIKDLPKKQLDKILYGSGKEKIHFHYVNDFGNSRSNMIEFEGVVTNIARRYRETSSDFIRETLEKYMAQKDCPSCKGYRLNPTALAVKVNKLHIGEVNTFSVTEALQFFSNLDLTEKEEQIAKMILKEIIDRLSFLNNVGLDYLTLSRASGTLSGGEAQRIRLATQIGSALTGVLYVLDEPSIGLHQRDNDRLINTLMQMRDLDNTLIVVEHDEDTMMAADWLIDIGPGAGEHGGQIVASGPPEKVMKQKKSLTGQYLSGKAFVPLPLERRKSDGRFIEVRGAAENNLKKINAKFPVGVMTVVTGVSGSGKSTLVNEILYQGLAKSIYTGKYRPGKHKEIKGTEHIEKIIQIDQSPIGRTPRSNPATYTSVFDDIRDVFAQTNEAKIRGYKKGRFSFNVKGGRCEACRGDGIIKIEMHFLPDVYVPCEVCHGKRYNRETLEVEYKGKNIAEILDMRIEEAFEFFKNIPKLHRKLQTLVDVGLGYIKLGQSATTLSGGEAQRVKLASELQKRSNGKSFYILDEPTTGLHADDIKRLIEVLQRLVDNGDTVVIIEHNLDVIKTADHIIDLGPEGGDRGGEIIATGSPEEIAEVEQSYTGYYLKRIIERDRKRMQEWIKHQEEIPVKK, from the coding sequence ATGGCACAAAAATATATCAACATACAAGGTGCACGTGCACATAATTTAAAAAATATCGATGTTTCTATTCCGAAAAATAAGCTTGTTGTAATGACAGGCTTATCAGGTTCAGGAAAATCATCTTTGGCATTTGATACGATTTATGCAGAGGGACAACGGCGTTATGTTGAGTCTCTGTCTGCATATGCACGACAGTTTTTAGGACAAATGGACAAGCCTGATGTCGATTCTATTGAGGGGCTATCTCCAGCAATTTCAATCGACCAAAAAACGACAAGTAAAAATCCTCGTTCAACAGTAGGGACCATTACAGAAATTGCTGATTATTTAAGATTATTATTTGCCCGAATAGGAAGACCAGTTTGTCCAACGCATGGAATTGAAATTAGTCAACAAACAGTGGAGCAGATGGTTGATCGAATTTTAGAGTATCCAGAACGAACACGATTACAAATTCTCGCTCCAGTTATCTCTGGACGAAAAGGAGAGCATGTCCAAGTATTTGAACGATTACGAAAAGAAGGATATGTTCGTCTTCGTGTTGATGGGGAAATGTATGAAATAACAGATGAAATTAAACTAGAGAAGAATAAAAAGCACTCTATTGAGGTTGTTATTGATCGTATTGTCGTTCGCGAAGGAGTAGCAAGTCGCCTAAGCGATTCCATTGAAACTGCATTAGGGCTAGGGGAAGGCAAAATTATTGTAGATATTATTGATAAGGAAGAGCTTGTTTTTAGTGAACATCATGCTTGTCCACATTGTGGATTTTCTATTGGTGAGTTAGAGCCAAGATTATTTTCCTTTAATGCCCCATATGGTGCATGCCCAACTTGTGATGGATTAGGTACGAATTTGGAAGTTGATTTAGATCTTGTGATTCCTGATCGAAACAAGACATTAAATCAGCATGCGATTGCTGCGTGGGAACCAATTAGTTCACAATATTACCCACAGTTATTAAAAAGTGTCTGTGAGCATTATAAAATTGATATGGATACATCAATAAAAGATCTTCCGAAAAAGCAATTAGATAAAATACTATATGGAAGTGGTAAAGAGAAAATCCATTTCCATTATGTGAATGATTTCGGAAATTCACGTAGCAATATGATTGAGTTTGAAGGTGTTGTGACAAATATTGCTCGAAGATATCGAGAAACTTCTTCTGACTTTATTCGAGAAACATTAGAGAAATATATGGCGCAAAAAGATTGTCCTTCCTGTAAGGGATATCGTTTAAACCCAACTGCATTAGCTGTAAAAGTAAATAAACTTCATATTGGTGAAGTCAATACATTTTCTGTAACAGAAGCACTTCAATTCTTTAGTAATTTAGATTTAACAGAAAAGGAAGAGCAGATTGCGAAAATGATTTTAAAGGAAATTATTGATCGTCTAAGCTTTTTAAACAATGTTGGTTTAGATTATTTAACACTTTCAAGAGCTTCAGGAACCCTGTCAGGAGGAGAAGCACAGCGTATCCGTTTAGCTACACAGATTGGTTCTGCACTTACAGGTGTTCTATATGTACTAGATGAACCATCCATTGGATTGCATCAGCGTGATAATGATCGATTAATAAATACACTGATGCAAATGCGTGATTTGGATAATACATTAATTGTGGTAGAGCATGATGAAGATACCATGATGGCAGCAGATTGGCTTATTGATATTGGCCCAGGTGCTGGAGAACATGGAGGACAAATTGTGGCAAGTGGTCCTCCAGAGAAAGTAATGAAGCAGAAAAAATCATTAACAGGACAATACTTATCAGGGAAAGCATTTGTACCGCTTCCATTAGAACGTCGTAAATCAGATGGACGTTTTATAGAAGTTCGTGGTGCAGCGGAAAATAACTTGAAGAAAATTAATGCAAAATTTCCGGTGGGTGTCATGACTGTGGTAACTGGAGTTTCAGGCTCTGGAAAAAGTACCTTGGTGAATGAAATTTTGTATCAAGGTTTAGCTAAAAGTATATATACTGGAAAATATCGTCCCGGAAAGCATAAAGAAATTAAAGGAACAGAGCATATTGAAAAAATTATTCAGATTGATCAATCGCCAATTGGTCGTACGCCACGTTCGAACCCAGCAACATATACAAGTGTTTTTGATGATATACGAGATGTGTTTGCACAAACAAATGAAGCGAAAATCAGAGGTTATAAAAAAGGAAGATTTAGCTTCAATGTAAAAGGTGGACGATGTGAAGCTTGTCGCGGGGATGGTATCATTAAAATTGAAATGCATTTCCTTCCTGATGTTTATGTGCCTTGTGAGGTTTGTCATGGAAAACGCTATAATCGTGAAACATTGGAAGTAGAATATAAAGGGAAGAATATCGCAGAAATTTTGGATATGCGTATTGAAGAAGCATTTGAATTCTTTAAAAATATTCCAAAGCTGCATAGAAAACTGCAAACATTAGTAGATGTAGGATTAGGCTATATTAAGCTTGGCCAATCAGCAACAACCCTTTCAGGTGGAGAAGCACAACGTGTAAAATTAGCCAGTGAATTACAAAAACGATCAAATGGAAAGTCTTTCTATATTTTAGATGAACCAACAACGGGCTTACATGCTGATGACATAAAACGTTTAATTGAAGTATTACAGCGTTTAGTAGATAATGGAGATACTGTTGTAATTATTGAACATAATTTAGATGTAATTAAAACAGCAGATCATATTATTGATTTAGGCCCTGAAGGCGGGGATCGTGGTGGAGAAATTATTGCGACAGGTTCACCTGAAGAAATAGCTGAGGTAGAACAATCATACACAGGCTATTACTTAAAGCGAATTATTGAAAGAGATCGTAAACGTATGCAAGAGTGGATAAAGCACCAAGAAGAAATACCAGTGAAGAAGTAA